The nucleotide sequence CGAGCAGGCGCTCGGTGTCCACCGCGGTATAGATCTGGGTGGTCGAAAGGCTTGCGTGGCCAAGCAATTCCTGGATCGAGCGCAAATCCCCGCCCTTGCCGAGGAGGTGCGTGGCAAAGGAATGGCGCAGCGCATGCGGCGTCGCCGACGGCGGCAGGCCGAGGGCGGACCGGAGCAATTCCATCCGCTTCTGGATGAGGCGCGGCGACAGCACACCGCCCTTTACCCCGCGAAACAGGGGGTCCTCGGGCCAGAGTTTATAAGGACTTAGCTTCAGATACTCGTCGATGGCGCGGCGCACCGGGGCGATGAGCGGCACCATGCGGACCTTGCCCCCCTTGCCGGTCACCCGCAGCACCTCGGCCTCGAGATCTTCCTTGGTCAGCGCCAACGCTTCGGAAATACGCAGGCCCGCTCCATAGCAGAGCGAGATCACCGCCATGTCGCGCGCCGCGACCCACGGCTCCTCTTCCAATTCCTTTGTCGCGGCAATGGCTTGCTTGGCTTCAATGACGGTCAGCGCCTTGGGCAGCGACCGCCCCACTTTTGGCGTGCGGATGACATTGAGCGCTTCGGTCGCCAGAATATTTTCGCGTTCGAGAAAGCCGAAAAAGCTCTTCAGCGCCGATAGGACCCGGGCGAGGGACCGTGACCCCAGGCTCTCCTCGCGCCGCTGCGCCATGAAGGCGCGAATATCGGCGCCGCGCAATTCTCTCAATGATTGCAGAGTGATGGGCCCGCCCATATGGCCGGCCAGAAAACTCATGAACTGGGAGAGATCGCGCGCATAGGCTTCAAGCGTCTTGGGCGCGAGCCGCTTTACCGACCCGAGCTCGCGCATCCAGCCGGCGATCTGGGATTGAATGAAGGCATCAGTGGCAAAGGCTGCGTCGGTCATATCAGCAACTTATCCCTCTCGATGCAAAAGAAGGTAAATTCTCGAGGCGCGCAGAGCGTGCCGGCACGGCGCGACGGCCGGTTTTTCTCCTCCTGGGGATAAGGGGGATAAGTGCGGCAAAGCCCGCCCTAGCCGAATCGCTTGTCGATCCTATCTAAGGAGGACGAGAACGGAACGCGCACAAACATGTATGGTCCCGGGGACATCGTTGCGGTTTTGGTTGGGGTCGCCGTCGAGGGCCCCTATTCCTATCGCGTGCCCAGGGACATGGAAGTCCAGCGCGGCTCCATCGTCTCGGTCCCCCTCGGTCCCCGTCTCACGCTCGGCGTCGTCTGGGGACTTCCCAAGGACCAGGTCGGCCATAACCGGTTGCGGGACATCAGCTTTTCCCACGACGTGCCGCCGCTCAGCGAAGAGCTCCTGAAGCTTGTCGAATGGGTGGCGCGCTATACGCTGGCCGCTCCCGGACAGGTACTGCGCGGCGTTCTACGATCCCCCGAAGCGCTCGATGCGCCCCGTCCGGTCATCGCCTATCGCCGCACCGGCTTCGAGCCGGACAAGCTGACGCCGGCGCGCCTGCGGGTGCTTGATACTCTCATTGATGACATGGCCTGGCCCAAGGCCGCGCTAGTGGGGGCGAGTGGGGTCTCCACCTCGGTCATCGATGGACTCGAAAAATGCGGCGCGCTCGAGAAGCTCGAAACGCCGCCGCCACCAGTGGTCATGCCGCCAGATCCGGATGCCTTTCCGGCCAAGCTCAATGAAGAGCAGCAGGCGGCCCTCGACCAGATTTTAGCCATTGATGCCAATAGCTTCGGGGTGGCGCTGCTCGACGGTGTCACCGGCGGTGGCAAGACCGAAGTCTTCTTCGAAGCGGTCGCCGACACGCTTCGCGCCGGTCGGCAGGCACTGATTCTCCTGCCCGAAATCGCGCTGACCAACACCTTCATCGACCGGTTTACCAAGCGGTTTGGCACCCGTCCGGCCGAATGGCATTCCGACATGACCCCGGTGCAACGGGCAAAAATCTGGCGCGGGGTGCTGGATGGCACGGTGCGGGCGCTGGTCGGGGCGCGCTCCGCCCTCTTCCTGCCGTTCCGCGAGCTGGGCCTTCTCGTCCTCGATGAGGAGCACGATGGCGCCTACAAGCAATCCGAGGGCTTTACCTATCATGCCCGCGACATGGCCATCGTCCGGGCGCATCTTGCCAATGCGCGGGTGATCTTGTCCTCGGCGACGCCCTCGGTCGAATCGCGCAACAATGCCAACACCGGCCGCTATGCTCATGTGCGGCTCGAAAGCCGGTTCGCGGCGGCGGCCATGCCCGACATCACCGCCATCGACATGCGCATCGACGGTCCGGAAAAAGGCCAGTGGATCGCCCCGAGCCTGGCGCGGGAAGTCTTTGGGGCGCTCGACCGGGGCGAACAGGCACTGTTGTTCCTCAACCGTCGCGGCTACGCCCCGCTCACCCTCTGCAATGCCTGCGGCCATCAGTACAAATGCCCGGATTGCTCGGCCTGGATGGTCGAACACAGGTTTCGCGGTGTGCTCATGTGCCACCATTGCGGCCATGAAGTCCGCGTCCCCAAGGTGTGCAGGGAATGCGGGCAGGAGGACACTCTTGTGGCCGTCGGTCCCGGCATCGAGCGGGTCGCCGAAGAGGCCGCAGCGCGTTTTCCCGATGCCCGCCGCGTCCTGCTCTCCACCGACATGGGCAGCCATTCCCAGCTGCGCGAACGCTTTGCCGAGGTCGAGCGGGGCGAGTTCGATCTCATCATCGGCACCCAGCTGGTTTCGAAGGGCCACCATTTCGAAAAACTCTCGGTGGTCGGGGTACTCGACGCCGATCTCGGCCTTGCCCATGGCGACCCGCGCGCGGCCGAAAAAACCTTCCAGATCCTGACGCAGGTCGCCGGCCGGGCAGGGCGCGCCAGCCAGCATGGCAAGGCGTTCCTCCAGACCTATCACCCCGATCACCCGGTGATGAAAGCCATGGTTTCCGGGGATCGTGAGGCCTTTTACGCCCAGGAGCTGCTGGCCCGGGAAGCCGGGGGCATGCCGCCGTTCGGTCGGCTGGCTGCGCTCATCGTCTCGGCCAATGAGCAGCCGACCGCCATGGCCTATGCCCGGACACTGCTGTCGTGTGCACCGATGGCGGAGGGAGTGCGGCTCTTCGGCCCTGCCGATGCGCCCGTTGCCATGATCAGGGGCAGGCACCGGGTTCGGCTGCTTGCGCAGGCGGGCAAGGATTTCGATCTTTCCGGCTATGTACGCTTCTGGCTGGCGAGCGGCGAAAAACCCAAGGGGGACATAAAGTTACAGGTCGATATCGACCCCATGAGCTTCATGTAAGGCCCCTGAAGCCCGCTGAACCCGGCCAAAGCGGCAAATTGCGCTGTGGACTGCGACATTTTCACCGCAATTGAATCGCGCCTGGCAGCCTTGCAAGGGCCGCTTGGCTTGTGTTAGAGCGAGCCCAACTTAAAGGGGGCTGGCTCGGAATCGCCTGGCTTGGCCCCTACTTCCACGAACGTACGCAATTTTGACACGCCGGCCATGTTCCCGAGAGGGAAATTTTCAGTGGGCCGGTCCAAGAGAGGGTGAAGCGGCATTGGCAGCGCAGAATTCAGTGCTTACCCAGATCGCGCGGCCATATGCGTCGGCGCTGTTTGATCTCGCCAAGAGCGAGAACCAGCTGGCCCAGGTGGAAACCGGTCTTTCCGACATCTCACGGCTGATCGGTGAAAGCGAAGAGTTTTCGCGTTACCTGCGGTCTCCCGTGATCAATGCCGAGGTCAAGGCACAGGCGCTCGACGCCATCCTCGCCAAGGCATCGGCCAACAATCTCGTTGCCAATTTCC is from Devosia sp. SD17-2 and encodes:
- a CDS encoding tyrosine recombinase XerC codes for the protein MTDAAFATDAFIQSQIAGWMRELGSVKRLAPKTLEAYARDLSQFMSFLAGHMGGPITLQSLRELRGADIRAFMAQRREESLGSRSLARVLSALKSFFGFLERENILATEALNVIRTPKVGRSLPKALTVIEAKQAIAATKELEEEPWVAARDMAVISLCYGAGLRISEALALTKEDLEAEVLRVTGKGGKVRMVPLIAPVRRAIDEYLKLSPYKLWPEDPLFRGVKGGVLSPRLIQKRMELLRSALGLPPSATPHALRHSFATHLLGKGGDLRSIQELLGHASLSTTQIYTAVDTERLLETYAKAHPRG
- a CDS encoding primosomal protein N'; this translates as MYGPGDIVAVLVGVAVEGPYSYRVPRDMEVQRGSIVSVPLGPRLTLGVVWGLPKDQVGHNRLRDISFSHDVPPLSEELLKLVEWVARYTLAAPGQVLRGVLRSPEALDAPRPVIAYRRTGFEPDKLTPARLRVLDTLIDDMAWPKAALVGASGVSTSVIDGLEKCGALEKLETPPPPVVMPPDPDAFPAKLNEEQQAALDQILAIDANSFGVALLDGVTGGGKTEVFFEAVADTLRAGRQALILLPEIALTNTFIDRFTKRFGTRPAEWHSDMTPVQRAKIWRGVLDGTVRALVGARSALFLPFRELGLLVLDEEHDGAYKQSEGFTYHARDMAIVRAHLANARVILSSATPSVESRNNANTGRYAHVRLESRFAAAAMPDITAIDMRIDGPEKGQWIAPSLAREVFGALDRGEQALLFLNRRGYAPLTLCNACGHQYKCPDCSAWMVEHRFRGVLMCHHCGHEVRVPKVCRECGQEDTLVAVGPGIERVAEEAAARFPDARRVLLSTDMGSHSQLRERFAEVERGEFDLIIGTQLVSKGHHFEKLSVVGVLDADLGLAHGDPRAAEKTFQILTQVAGRAGRASQHGKAFLQTYHPDHPVMKAMVSGDREAFYAQELLAREAGGMPPFGRLAALIVSANEQPTAMAYARTLLSCAPMAEGVRLFGPADAPVAMIRGRHRVRLLAQAGKDFDLSGYVRFWLASGEKPKGDIKLQVDIDPMSFM